Genomic window (Palaemon carinicauda isolate YSFRI2023 chromosome 42, ASM3689809v2, whole genome shotgun sequence):
CGATCCTACAgccttactgtatacagtattctcTTTCATTcaagtgttttgataaaaaattgtAAACAGCTTTGTTCACTACAATATGAACAAGCAAAACTTATTTCTTTGCTCTAAATAGGTGAAAATAAGGGTCCAGCATAATGAAATTCAGTTTAATTAACTTAAGATATTCCAAATATAAAACGGTTGGCTTTCAAATCAAGGGGAGTAAAGGAATGTCTAGTTTTAAAAACTACATGGTAGTTCCGGGAAAAAAATGCATTTAATCATATTCTCCCTCAACTTCCCCTTCCTCTTCAAATTCTGCTTCATCATCAGCAGTAGCCTCCTGGTACTGCTGGTATTCAGAGACAAGATCATTCATATTGCTCTCAGCCTCTGTAAATTCCATTTCATCCATACCTTCACCAGTATACCAATGAAGGAAAGCTTTACGCCTGAACATTGCAGTAAACTGCTCACTGACTCTCTTGAATAGTTCCTGAATGGCAGTAGAGTTCCCAATAAACGTTGAAGACATTTTTAAGCCACGAGGAGGAATGTCACACACTGCAGTCTTGACATTGTTGGGGATCCATTCCACAAAGAAGGAAGAGTTTTTGTTTTGAATGTTGTACATCTGATCATCAACCTCTCTCATTGACATACGACCACGGAAAATGGCAGCCACAGTGAGGTAACGGCCATGGCGTGGATCACATGCAGCCATCATATTCTTGGCATCAAACATCTGCTGGGTAAGTTCTGGAACAGTGAGTGCACGGTATTGTTGGGAGCCTCTGGCAGTCAAAGGGGCAAACCCGGGCATGAAAAAGTGAAGACGAGGGAATGGAACCATATTTACTGCCAATTTTCGAAGATCAGCATTAAGCTGACCTGGGAATCTTAAACAGGTTGTAACACCAGACATTGTCAGAGACACCAAATGATTTAGATCTCCATATGTTGGATTGGCAAGCTTCAATGTTCTGAAGCATATGTCATATAAGGCTTCATTATCTATGCAGTAGGTTTCATCCGTATTTTCAACCAACTGGTGAATTGAGAGGGTGGCATTGTATGGCTCAACAACTGTGTCCGATACCTGTAAAAACACACAATTAATGATATACTAGACTCATAACAAAAAAATTTACACTTTTCCCAAAAAAGCTTACACATCAAAGTTAAACATAAGCTAGGCCATTTTAATTCCAGTTTATCAGCCGAATGATTGTACCTTATAGTAAAGAATCTAATCCTGGAATCAAAATCTATTTCCATAGCTTGCTATCAAAAAATTTCAACTAGGGAAATGCTCAAGCAAACTATTATTATGACGCCAAAAATCAAGACAAACCAAGTCCCCCAGATAATAACCTTTGTATGTGcaataaatatttttgaataagTTTAAAACTCCATAAATTAACTTACTTTAAAAGCATTCCCGCATAGAAATAACAGAAATTCTTGATACATATATGTATCCTAGCTCACTCTTGTTAATAAGATTAGCCTACTGAAAACAATGAAGGTTGTGGTTGGGGACTACAACCTGAAAGCCTAAGTCAATATGTTGGACTGATGAATCAATGCTTTTGAAATCTTAAGTAGGGAATTTTATAGATAAAAATCAGTCATTTGAGCAAGGAAAGGATCTGGACCTATACTCACCTTTGGAGAAGGAACCACAGAGAAAGTGACCATAATACGGTCAGGAAACTCTTCTCGGATTTTTGATACCAGAAGTGTTCCCATACCAGACCCAGTTCCACCACCAAGGGAGTGTGTAAGCTGGAAGCCCTGTAGGGAGTCACATTTCTCGGACTCCTTTCGGACGACATCCAAAACTGAATCTACTAGTTCAGCACCTTCTGTGTAGTGACCTTTGGCCCAGTTATTACCAGCTCCACtctggcctgaaaaaaaaaaaaaaaagaaacactttctCAGCATCAAGAAATTTACTACTTACAACACCAAACATTATTAGAATTAAATTTAGAGCAACACCATATCTTCTGCCTACCTACTTCTTTCTTTCAAACTCTTTCGAGTTATTAAAGTTTTCAAATTACTTGCAAAACGGAGACTTGAAAAGTGAAGAAAAAGTAGACAAGCTCTACCCTTCAAACTGATTTACTCCTCAGACACATTATTAGAATGGTCTTACCCAATGCTAAACTTtcaagacatacatatatacatataccaaggcacttttcccaaattttggggggtagcagacatcaaacaaatgaaacagaaaaggggacctctcctctctacgttcctcccagcctgacaagggactaccgagttcggctggtactgctatgggtgccacagcccaccctcccccgttatccacaacagatgaagcttcataacactgattcccctactgctcctacctccgcggtcttccaaggcaccggaggaagcagcagagcctaccggaactgcgtcacaatcgctcgccattcattcctatttctaccacgctctcttgcctctctcacatctatcctcctatcacccagagctttcttcactccatccatccacccaaaccttggccttccttttacttctcccatcaactcttgcattcaccaccacctttagcagacagccatttaccattctctcaacatggccaaaccacctcaacacacccaaatccactctagctgttaactcctttctcaccctcaccaattcattcctaaccctatctacacgGGATACCCCAGCCatactcagacatttcatttcaaacaccttcaatttctgtctctccgtcactttcattccccacaactccgatccctgcatcacagttggtacaatcactttctcatacagaactctcttaacattcatgcccattcctctatttcttactactcccttaactgcccccaacactttgcatcctccattcactctgacgtacatctgcttccactccaccatttgctgcaacaacagaccccaagtacttaaactgatccacctcctcaagtaaatatccatttaacatgacattcaagcttgcaccaccctcccttctcgtacatctcataaccttactcttacccacgttaactctcaacttccttctctcaaacaaccttccaaattctgtcactaatcggccaagcttctcttccgcgtctgcaaccaatacagtatcatccgcaaacaaccgatttacctcccattcatggtcattgtcgtctaccagtttcattcctcatccaagcactcgagatTACCAGACTTCTTCCCTTCTAATCTATCTTACTGTAGGGagagttttatattaaaaaatgctGACCTTTTAGACAAGTATAAACCAGGGTCCATCAGATTTCTATTCTCTAAAGTTACATTTGGATGGTTTTATACTATGCAAACCTTTTAAGTGAAAATACAAAACCAATTGCCTTATCAAAGTTCTTTACTTTCAAACTTAATACTATGCTATCTTTCAGACTTTAAACAAATCGATTCAAGAGTTTAACTGACCAAACTTCCCAATACTACATTGTTGGGTGGGTTTAATATTTTATCCTTGAGATGAGTATTCTAATATTGATATAGTTTTATGCATGGCTCAAAATTCACAGTAGTTAAGGCACCTGAGGTAACCAATTTTTCATTCGGTGAGCTAGTTCTTACTAGCCAGCCCGCTTGGCTAGTCTAATAATATACAGTAATGCCTTACAACACTTAAttagttctggagtggctttcgtaaagtgattttatTCATGTTGtaagtcacatttcacatgcaaattgcctaattcgttccaaaccctacaaaacaccacattaaatctcataataaagctacagtataaccacaatgaaatactgtacagccaaatacatttgaaccattcaatatacctaaactaaatgtAATACctataaattaagtagttattacaataTAATAATGGAAAATACAATAAAACAGTGCAATACTGTACAGATACTAAATACAGTTCCATATGTATGTACTATTaaagttacccctattatagactacagctacattttctgtagTCTGAACCCATTTTCTTTAAACACTGATGGGTCACTATTTTACTCTCGGCCTAAATGGCAAATCTCTTTTCCTAAagtgaaacatttttcgtaaagCGAGTCacaaaaatattcgcatctcattTCATAGttcttgaaaattttgtaagcagtctTTCGTGAATTGAGTTATAACTGTATTTTTAAAAAAGGGGCAGGCTTGTTAGTTGAAAATATAAACACTGAATGCAGATATTTAAACAGCGTTAACAAAGCCACCGAACAGTAATGTAACGCACACTAAAGTGTCGcgtacaaaaaaaatttaaaaaggccAAAAACAAAGTCAAAGCTCAGGATGTAGGGCGGATGTTGCCATCTCATGACctcgtctccctgatccatgggtaaTGTGGGAAGCAGGTCGAGCCGTTTTCCTCATTGTTAGGTATGTGCtaacccaagcacacgtgtactgaatctgtttccagatgcagagtgagaaccagtatggtgcggttacatcacctgccactgctacccctaggcgagacaagccctcagaACCCCcggcaatgtaggggaaataagaatacCCAGATGAGCGAGTCAAAGACCAGTTATGTTCGAGTCCGACTCGAGAGTGGGCAACCCTTACTAGtcccacctgccatggtaagcctacctgaACCATGACGGACGCCTATAAGCCATGAGACGTCCAATAATTTCTTATAGTTTAGAATAATCTTAGTCATATAATTCTCTCcccgagtgtccgctctccccgtgtgtaTTATTTAATTACAAGTTAAGTCCCTGGTATGGAACTGATAAAATCGTTGGAAAGTCAGCGAGAAACTTGTGTCTTCTGTTACGTAATCCCAAGATTTAAAGTTccatttcactcgctttgaagaagatttatgctcatttttcTTATGAAAACTACTTGCAATAAGTCTTCTTACGATGTAAAAACAAGTCTAATTCACTGCCtctcaatttatttttatgtaattaccCACACCATGTGATAAATCTGGTGGCAGCAGtgggataaagaggattaaaaaaaaaaatgtgataatgaGCAAAAGAGTGCCGCAGCTACCAAAAATACCAAAAATTGACTTTTGACATGAAGAGATAGGAAAATGAAACACTAGAAACAAAGGGGAGACATTTAGGGAGAAGCAGAAAGGAAAAATTCTGAAGGAAAAGAAGTTAAAGAGCATAACAAAGATAATAGATAAATGGATGACCATAGAAGAAAATCCTGGCGATAATGTCGAGAATAGTAGCAGCCAGGAGAGGTTTTGTGAACCAGTTACCCACAGAGGACCTGTAGGgaagattgattgaaagttttctggcatcctgacatttaaggtcattgacgccaataccatttactgtatatgaaaattaaaagagaattcgattaaaaccataaaaattaagaagtcattacaatagttaaatagttttcagaagacctgcttctgaaataaatctaaaaattcagcTCGCATAGTAACACACATCAtgaccaagaatcttggcaaggataaacctgccatcctcacctcaagcctcaaacagatatctatttcttaagttagtaaaattagggcattcggtcaacaaatgcctcactgttaaaggtactaaacagtccttgcaatacggttggtgttggcccttcagcagaaactcttgtgtcaaccgtgtgtgaccaatacggagacgacaaagtcttctcccattttcggggtatcatgttataacTCCAAGGTgatatatttgttacttccctcattttattgccatcttgactatcccagtgctgttgccatttatcacaaaccaatttcttgatgtaaggtaggaaatcgttacacggaatgggatacctccttggtagcaactcggatgccgcattcttcgccagtaaatctgccttctcattcccagacacctacatgtgctggaacctaacaaaatcgaacccttatacctttccgtccaataataaaaagccattctaaaatctttaaaactagagggttactagaattaaaagcttctaaagcttgaagaacactccttgcatcactaaaaattgtaaaattaccctccttttccaaagctattttctcaatagcggttaatatgccatacagttcggcagtaaatatggaagctgttagaggaagtgcacctctacaattaaaatcattactatgtactccaaatccaacgccagcatcagatttggagctatcagtatatataaaagtcgatccactatgttcttcaacatgttccataaaaagagacctggattctaagtcagtcatattcttcttaactccaataaagtatctacaaaaagatatgtcaggtaatttccacggaggcgttgatgataccttgaatggaagcaccttatttctaattatatccagattgtttaataattgtttaacccgaaacccaaaaagttgaggagattttgggtgcaactcaaagtaggtagtgtgccttacaaggcttgcagtctgaaaggctgaagaattagggagtctttgcaatctaaaccaatactgaataatagtggacatttggtaaaggtctagaggcaactccccagcatcaacaaggagacttgtgataggggaggttctaaaggcacctgtggacaatctaatgctagcatgatttattgaatctagtatttttaaccggcttggggttgctgaggagtatattccgCATCCAtatctaattttggaaaatatcaaggccttgtataattttaaaattgtattgcggtctgcccccccatgatgtatgggacaatactttcaaagattcatagcttcaacacatttagcttttaatgcttttaagtgagaaacccatgtaagcctacaatccagtatcaaccctaaaaatttagcttcacttgcacatgggatccgttgacctttgatgtataattgattgattgattgaaagttttctggcatcctgacatctaaggtcattgacgccgataccatttactgtatatgaaaattaaaagagaattcgattaaaaccataaaaattaagaagtcatcaaaatagttatagagttttcagaagacctgcttctgaaataaatctaaaaattccgctcgcatagtaagacacatcatgtccaagaatcttggcaaggataaacctgccatcctcacctcgagcctcaaacatatctatttcttaagttagtaaaattagggcattcggtcaacaaatgcctcactgttaaaggtactaagcagtcctcgcagtacggttggtgttggcccttcagcagaaactcgtgtgtcaaccgtgtgtgaccaatatggagacgacaaagagtcttctcccattttcggggaatcatgttatacctccaaggtgatatgatatttgttacttccctcattttattgccgtcttgactgtcccagtgctgttgccatttatcacaaaccaatttcttgatgtaaggtaggagatcgttacatggaatgggatacctccttggtagcaactcggatgccgcattcttcgccagtaaatctgccttctcattcccagacacacctacatgtgctggaacccaacaaaatcgaacagttatacctttccgtccaataataaaaagccattctaaaatctttaaaactagagggttactagaattaaaagcttctaaagcttgaagaacactccttgcatcactaaaaattgtaaaattaccctccttttccaaagctattttctcaatagcagttaatatgccatacagttcggcagtaaatatggaagctgttagaggaagtgcacctctacaattaaaatcattactatgtactccaaatccaacgccagcatcagatttggagccatcagtatatataaaagtcgatcccctatgttcttcgacatgttccataaaaagagacctggattctaagtcagtcatattcttcttaactccaataaagtatttacaaaaagatatgtcaggtaatttccatggaggcgttgatgataacttgaatgaaagtaccttatttctaattatatccagactatttaaaaatcgtttcacccgaaagccataaggttgaggaaattttgggtgcaactcaaagtatgatgcgtgtcttacaaggcttgcagtctgaaaggctagagagctagggagtctttgcattctaaaccaataccgaagaatggaagacattcggtaaaggtctagaggtaactctccagcatcaacaaggagacttgggataggcgaggttttaaaagctccagtagataatctaatacctgcatgatgtatagagtctaatatttttaaccggcttggggtggctgaagaatatacctcacaaccataactaattttggaaaaaatcaaggccttgtataattttaaaatagtattgcggtctgccccccatgatgtatgggacaatacttttaagatattcagagcttcaacacatttagcttttagcgcttttaggtgagaaacccatgtaagtctacagtcaaatatcaaacctaaaaatttggtttccgacacacatggtatccgttgacctttgatgtataaaaccgggtctggatgtactccctgtacACGACAGAAATGGAcgattgtagttttacttgtcgagaacttaaatccattcatatcggcccaatggataatttcaTCAAGAgtgagttggatttttctctcaaccattgccattctggccccagcaaatgatatggagagatcatccacaaataatgttgcgagaacatcccggggaatgactgaggatatcccattaattgctagtgcaaaaagggttacactcagcacactcctctgaggaactcctccttcctggcatttactctgtgatagagcttccccaactctcacttggaaaactatgtgaaagaaatgactggatgaatagtggtagctctcctctcaatccgcactcatggattctttcaagtataccgtatctccatgtggtatcatatgccttttcaagatcaaaaaagactgtcacatggtgctgtttggaagcaaaggcttcacaaatggagaactcaagttgtatcagcacatcagtcgttgagtgcattttcctgaatccacattgaatgtgataaaatattcttcttttcaaggtaccaaatcagtcttgcattgaccatcttctccatgattttacataaacaagatgtcaatgcaataggtcggtagtttgctgctaaaaacttgtccttaccgggttttaaaaaggctaaaataatggctagtttccaaacacttggataactataatcatgccatattctattaaaaatgcttaaaataaataactttgtattaaaaggtacatgtttaatcattgcatatggaattccatcgggtccaggggctgtatccttacacgtagcaagagcagaatcaaattctcttccagtaaaaggagaattgtatgactcttgctttcttgttgcgaagtttaaaactcttttcttcaatgctcctatactggtgaccaggagctgcttcacacttgcaggatacatttgaaaaatggtcagccagggcattgctaacttcggttgctccagtcatatactggccatttatctttaacactggtggtgggtttggggtgaatttgcctgctatctttttgattttcctccacacagatgatgttggtgttctactgttaatggaggaaacaaatgacatccaagactggcgcctagcttctttcatggcacggcggaactgtgctctacatttcttgtacatgactaaattctcctcagtacggcgcatgcgcaatcgagttaaaagactttcctgtggctctgtgcagggcagttagttctgatgaccaccaggggactggtcatcgtctgaatatccctgttgttttgggaatggaattgactcctgctgtgtgaagagttccattaagtaagtctatggcatcatcaacactttcaaactgttctgcatttccttcaatttcacttaactcccgaaatctattccagtctgccttatcaagattccatcgaggcgatctttgtaaaggtggaccattgttggtgtttataatgattggtgcatgatcattagtatgccaatcatctaatgttctccaattaaaatcgagaagacagttagagcttgcaactgataggtcaatgcaggacaaggtacctgtctgtacatgaaaatgtgtggggtctcctgtattaaggagcctgacatcttcattctccaaaattgatgatataatattacctcttgcgtttgccaaaacatcaccccataaaggatgtctactattaagatctcctagtaagagaaaaggttgtgggagttgtttaatcacctctactatattatcatacgagatgttatcatttggaggcaagtaaagagtacagattgtgtattttctccctatatctatctgtacaaccactgcctgcagaggggtacagatggacaaagatatatggggaacatctcaacgaacgtatataagacttcccccatggctccctgctcgttgatcatatggtgttctatagctaacatactctagaggacaaggagtattagcatcgagcttgctttcttaaAGACAtaacagttataggggagtgctcacgtatgaggagcttgagttcttcatatttcgcccttaaaccctggcaattccattgcagaatggaggaaaaaactgatttattttttggaagacaccttagatgaagtcttcccattggcaatatttgatctaacaatatttcccagtggtatctctagagaggatcttgatatagtgggttttgtgttctttttctttgtgaccttttgatctaattgttgaggaggatggtggacctcaacttgaatttctgattggttcaatttgccttcaagttgatcagaaacatcagcagacatcatatttatttgaagttgtgactttaatgtttcttatggtaggaggcgagagagatggaggtctctctcttcttCGATTAAAAGGTTGCAATCTGTCAgggttttgcaccttccccactacaggttcaccaggtaaattagtttcaagtggaacctccatcagatcaggcaaggacactgcctgagagaggtttgtactattgttaagaatctgagtagttggcttttgaataactcagatcttcaagtatctgttttgatttttctacaatttctggacagattttcaatgggactttcaacctctttaactactttcatttgtttcttcatattagaagtagagatataattttcgtcagtgtggtttggcaagtttttcttcagaaccattgaaaaaggttgccctggtcttattgcttttcaagagctcttttacgagcctctttaaaagtaaccctttccatggtcctaatggcctgaatttctttttcaaaaataaacttaatgcaacttttagatgtagctgggtgtgcctccccacaatgtatgcaattagggttttctctgcatactccatggctactttttccacagttggcacaaacagctggcttattatttactttttctttgcatttctggcttaaatggccatacatttagcaatgataacatcgcaatggtgaagggatataaggtttcaccttcaacgATAGCCAACCAACCTTAATAACATTTGgcaatctacattgatcaaatgttataatcaaagtagcaagaggaatacgttctccaactctctttctcattctgattactttaactactccttgacttttcagttcatcctcaatttctttttcctctatatctagcaattctggagcatatatcacacctctactctggttgaaagtagggtgcgaaatgcattttacacaatgaccatccaatgttgtcagtgtttttagcctttcaccttgtaatggggatagtgtgtctctcaagagacttccatttccttggggtaaaatttttggctgccctccacataaattgactatttctctgttagctttgaaaacatttaaacgctcatttcttccattttcaaattctaagataaaaaaattttcataattcactacttcatagtgaccaggtattACTTCTATTTTTCTAGATCTTTGGGAACTATTATCATTTTTCACACTCTTCTTCTCTAgagttttcttatcattatttccataacgaatataaggttccaacgttactatgttagaacccgagttggagctgtctgtgccgaggtccatgtttgtattttccaggtcgtcaacagaggggtgggtttttttgtaatgagcaagccgggttatccacctcttatcggaggatgtcagtcctcctatcccatgtggcccaacacgagaagaggcttcagcggggaccagtcctctattagagaggggctgcctctctttggGTGGGCGTACaatggtcagtgggggtagttagcccctcccaccgtcgactccaatgcctggcgtcacccattacccgcaaatatgggtgacttaaaaccggatcactggagcccgactcttaacagacttggtctgcacccaatggggtctgtcagagggtgatggcgtctaaattggcacaggttgagatggaatgccgtccatccacACTGcaaaatccaaagcagcatccaaagtataatcgaacatgccaaagtcgtcaacaatatcaacccaaaaggaagagatgggagaaaaaagaaataaccaaaagtaaaagagaaagtgccgactgatttagttggattaaCAGCTGGGCACAGAGGTCCAgagggaagtagttcccactgttcattagaccccagctgctgatccctaagccccccatcctcatcaaggcttcagcatctgggggaccTGTAGGGAAGAGACCTTAGCGCTTTTCCGCCGAGACAGATGGGCCCAAAACAGATGGCACCCAAGGGAGGAAACCTCATGGAAACACTCGTCCCCAAGAGGATGACACGACAATGTTCCTATGGGAAAGGAAGACGGTACACCAATGTGTACGCCCAAAATTCCTGTTTTGTTCAGTTCCCGttgcgggagcaacagcatcgaaataATTCGCCAACAGAATTGGCGTCCAAGGACCCTTCTATGGGCCCTGTCAACAGAAGCAGTTGGGGTGCTTCTAATTGCCCTAACTATGGAGGATTTCGTCATCGAAGCAACAGCAGTAGGGGCATTGACAAAAAAGGCGCGTCCAAAAAGGCCAAAGACAACCCccaaaattggaagaggtcccagacaacAACTGTAGGCTGAGACACACAAGgcaacccacagcaatcaaccaaCACAAGTTAAGT
Coding sequences:
- the LOC137632951 gene encoding tubulin beta-2 chain; the encoded protein is MREIVHIQTGQCGNQIGTKFWEIISDEHGIQPTGEYTAGGDKDLMDLQLERISVYYNEGNQGKYVPRAILVDLEPGTMDSVRAGPHGQLFKPDSFVFGQSGAGNNWAKGHYTEGAELVDSVLDVVRKESEKCDSLQGFQLTHSLGGGTGSGMGTLLVSKIREEFPDRIMVTFSVVPSPKVSDTVVEPYNATLSIHQLVENTDETYCIDNEALYDICFRTLKLANPTYGDLNHLVSLTMSGVTTCLRFPGQLNADLRKLAVNMVPFPRLHFFMPGFAPLTARGSQQYRALTVPELTQQMFDAKNMMAACDPRHGRYLTVAAIFRGRMSMREVDDQMYNIQNKNSSFFVEWIPNNVKTAVCDIPPRGLKMSSTFIGNSTAIQELFKRVSEQFTAMFRRKAFLHWYTGEGMDEMEFTEAESNMNDLVSEYQQYQEATADDEAEFEEEGEVEGEYD